One genomic window of Ruminococcus gauvreauii includes the following:
- the cobM gene encoding precorrin-4 C(11)-methyltransferase has translation MIHFVGAGSGAPDLITIRGKKYLEEADVIIYAGSLVNPQLLDYAREGCEIYNSAKMTLEEVLDVMYAAEEKDLVTVRLHTGDPCLYGAIREQMDVLDEKEIAYDSCPGVSSFCGAASALNLEYTLPDVSQSVVITRMAGRTPVPEKESIESFASHHATMVVFLSTGMLEELSSRLIEGGYTADTPAAIVYKATWEDEKTAVCTVGTLAETAKKENITKTALMIIGDVVTHSHYQRSELYNPAFTTEFRQASK, from the coding sequence ATGATACATTTTGTTGGAGCGGGCTCAGGTGCCCCTGATTTGATCACAATTCGCGGTAAGAAATATCTGGAAGAGGCAGACGTCATCATCTATGCAGGCTCACTGGTCAATCCACAGCTGCTGGATTATGCCAGGGAAGGCTGTGAGATTTATAACAGTGCAAAAATGACTCTGGAGGAAGTACTCGATGTCATGTATGCGGCGGAGGAAAAGGACCTTGTGACCGTACGCCTGCATACGGGCGATCCCTGTCTTTACGGGGCGATCCGGGAGCAGATGGATGTGCTGGATGAGAAAGAGATTGCCTATGATTCCTGTCCCGGCGTCAGTTCTTTCTGTGGTGCGGCTTCCGCACTGAATCTGGAATATACGCTTCCGGACGTGTCACAGAGTGTCGTCATCACAAGGATGGCAGGCCGCACACCGGTGCCGGAAAAGGAGAGCATTGAATCGTTCGCGTCGCATCACGCGACGATGGTTGTGTTTTTGAGTACGGGTATGCTGGAAGAACTGAGCAGCCGTCTGATCGAGGGCGGATATACAGCGGATACACCGGCGGCGATCGTTTACAAGGCTACCTGGGAAGATGAGAAGACAGCTGTCTGCACGGTCGGCACACTGGCGGAGACTGCGAAAAAAGAGAATATCACGAAGACTGCACTGATGATCATTGGGGATGTGGTGACACACAGTCATTATCAGCGCTCTGAACTGTATAATCCGGCGTTTACCACAGAGTTTCGCCAGGCCAGTAAATAA
- the cbiD gene encoding cobalt-precorrin-5B (C(1))-methyltransferase CbiD produces MSHRTGLEEHVIVKDNKTLRLGYTTGSCAAAAGKAAAMMLLTGKTVEEVSLMTPKGILLHLLIEDIHMEDARVSCAVRKDGGDDPDATNGALVYAEVTRSEDAGIHISGGPGVGRVTRPGLQQPVGEAAINRVPRSMITKEAAAVCREQGYRGGLNIVISVPKGEEIAVRTFNPRLGIVGGISILGTSGIVIPMSEAALIESIRVEMKMLCEAGARYLVMTPGNYGEVFSKEQMDLDLTYSMKCSNYIGETLEMAAGLGVKGILFISHIGKFIKVSGGIMNTHSHHADSRAELMAAQALRAGADLTCVKRVLETITTEEALDILKEYDILDETMRVTMEKIQYYLKHQIKTDLDIGTIIFSNVHGSLAKSENADSMIDIINGQCS; encoded by the coding sequence ATGAGTCACAGGACAGGACTGGAAGAACATGTTATCGTCAAGGACAACAAAACACTGCGTCTTGGTTATACCACAGGTTCCTGTGCGGCGGCGGCGGGGAAAGCCGCAGCTATGATGCTGCTGACCGGGAAGACGGTGGAAGAGGTTTCTCTGATGACGCCGAAAGGGATTCTGCTGCATCTTCTGATCGAGGATATCCATATGGAAGACGCACGGGTAAGCTGCGCTGTCAGGAAAGACGGCGGGGATGATCCGGATGCAACGAATGGGGCACTGGTCTATGCCGAAGTTACCAGGTCAGAAGATGCGGGAATACATATCAGCGGCGGACCCGGAGTCGGGCGTGTGACCAGACCCGGACTGCAGCAGCCGGTGGGTGAGGCGGCGATCAACCGGGTTCCGCGCAGCATGATCACGAAAGAGGCAGCTGCAGTGTGCAGGGAGCAGGGATACCGGGGCGGACTGAACATTGTGATATCAGTTCCGAAAGGGGAGGAGATTGCGGTTCGGACATTCAATCCGAGGCTGGGGATCGTCGGAGGCATCTCCATACTCGGAACGAGCGGTATCGTCATACCCATGAGTGAAGCCGCACTGATCGAGAGCATCCGTGTGGAGATGAAAATGCTCTGCGAAGCGGGGGCACGTTATCTCGTGATGACACCGGGAAATTACGGGGAAGTTTTTTCGAAAGAGCAGATGGACCTTGACCTGACATACAGCATGAAATGCAGCAACTATATCGGTGAAACACTGGAGATGGCGGCGGGGCTCGGCGTAAAAGGCATTCTGTTTATCTCTCATATCGGAAAATTCATCAAAGTATCGGGGGGCATCATGAACACCCATTCCCATCACGCGGACAGCCGTGCAGAGTTGATGGCGGCACAGGCCTTGCGTGCGGGTGCAGACCTTACCTGTGTGAAACGCGTGCTGGAGACGATAACGACGGAAGAAGCGCTGGATATTCTGAAAGAGTACGATATTCTGGATGAGACAATGCGTGTTACCATGGAAAAGATACAGTATTATCTGAAGCATCAGATAAAAACGGATCTGGATATTGGAACGATCATATTTTCAAATGTACATGGATCACTTGCAAAATCGGAGAATGCAGACAGTATGATCGATATCATCAACGGACAATGTTCATAG
- the cobI gene encoding precorrin-2 C(20)-methyltransferase, translated as MAGKLYGLGVGPGDPELLTLKALRMIQESDVIAVPGRVPQETIAYKIVVQAYPELAEKELLPIEMPMTKDADLLEKSHQEGADKIAALLDTGKQVAFLTLGDTTVYSTYLYVHARVQDMGYEVEIVSGITSFCAVAARLNMGLVEKAEPLHVIPASYQIEEALKLPGTKVLMKAGKQMHEVKRQLKELNANVVMIENCGMENEKIFRGADEIPEDAGYYSLIIVKEKN; from the coding sequence ATGGCAGGAAAATTGTATGGTTTGGGAGTTGGACCCGGAGATCCGGAACTTCTGACTCTGAAAGCGCTTAGAATGATTCAGGAGAGCGATGTGATCGCAGTGCCGGGCAGAGTGCCGCAGGAGACGATCGCTTATAAGATTGTAGTACAGGCATACCCGGAACTGGCAGAAAAAGAGCTGCTTCCAATCGAGATGCCGATGACGAAAGACGCGGATCTTCTGGAGAAGAGCCACCAGGAGGGGGCGGATAAAATTGCAGCACTGCTGGATACAGGGAAACAGGTTGCATTTCTGACACTTGGAGATACAACCGTCTATTCCACCTATCTGTATGTACACGCACGTGTGCAGGATATGGGATATGAGGTGGAGATTGTGAGCGGTATCACTTCATTCTGCGCCGTTGCGGCACGTCTGAATATGGGGCTGGTTGAAAAGGCGGAACCGCTTCACGTGATACCGGCTTCTTACCAGATTGAGGAAGCGCTGAAACTGCCGGGGACCAAGGTTCTGATGAAAGCCGGGAAGCAGATGCATGAGGTGAAAAGACAGCTGAAGGAACTGAATGCCAACGTGGTGATGATCGAGAACTGCGGTATGGAGAATGAGAAGATTTTCAGGGGAGCAGATGAGATACCGGAAGATGCCGGATATTATTCCCTGATCATAGTAAAGGAGAAAAACTAA
- a CDS encoding cell wall hydrolase, whose amino-acid sequence MEQHHTRRGKRILAAVLICCMACLMVPEQIFGAQNEDQGIGELPVQGSADMPNSEEAEEPEVPVTGEPEDPEMTGEPDATEEPPAAEEPEVTEEPEVTEEPEVTEEPDATGEPETTVTPESQETEPEDLMTARVKAGWVTEPNGDIRYRFSNGSYSSPGWEKIGKYWYYFDSRGRLETGWITIPSGTYYLTETGAAGVRGAMKTGWQMIDGSTYYFRESGSAEGAVTTGWQTLNNRVFYFQKNNTGGHVGKLKTGWQEIDGRRYYFQMGGGLGDRGKMYTGWRTLGENTYYFQMGGNTGAKGQMYTGWRTMNNRVYYFQKGNSDGNIGKLYTGRRTMNGNIYYFQIGGGAGDRGMMYTGWRTLGENTYYFQMGGKEGEKGRMYTGWRTMNNRVYYFQMGNSDGNIGKLNTGWRLMNGKRYYFQVGGGAGDRGMMYTGWRTLGGNTYYFQMGGNTGAKGQMYTGWRTMNGRVYYFQKGNADGNIGKMYTGWRTIDGNKYFFERTGAYGVKGMRYSGGYKTIDGKKYYFDSDGIYREIAGKDYVYATDPLNNKTYKVEPQLYLDPQIGYGADQVTPMEFLAAVLYTEAGNQGLEGQIMVALTIYNRMLSSSFPSSMNFVVYANQQFEVARNGSLTNLLEGIRDNDSEALGKINNYTSMKAAKQATTIYNNYKNGVTKKRIVPGVDGFEDKDFDCLFFMTHASFEQLNLDEKACGAFKYKGHTFFREWKYN is encoded by the coding sequence ATGGAACAGCATCATACGAGAAGAGGAAAACGAATACTGGCGGCAGTACTGATCTGCTGCATGGCATGTTTGATGGTTCCCGAGCAGATATTCGGCGCACAGAATGAAGATCAGGGCATCGGGGAGCTTCCGGTACAGGGCAGCGCGGACATGCCGAATTCTGAGGAGGCAGAAGAACCTGAAGTACCTGTTACGGGGGAACCGGAAGATCCGGAAATGACAGGGGAACCAGATGCTACGGAGGAGCCTCCGGCCGCTGAAGAACCAGAAGTAACGGAAGAACCAGAAGTAACGGAAGAACCAGAAGTGACAGAAGAACCTGACGCCACAGGAGAACCGGAAACCACTGTGACGCCGGAAAGCCAGGAGACGGAGCCGGAAGATCTAATGACCGCACGGGTGAAAGCCGGATGGGTTACAGAACCGAATGGGGATATCAGATATCGGTTTTCTAATGGAAGTTACTCATCTCCGGGATGGGAGAAAATCGGTAAATACTGGTACTACTTTGATTCCAGGGGCAGGCTTGAAACGGGCTGGATCACGATCCCAAGCGGTACCTATTATCTGACAGAGACAGGGGCCGCAGGCGTCAGGGGCGCAATGAAGACCGGCTGGCAGATGATTGACGGCAGTACATATTATTTCAGGGAGTCAGGCTCGGCAGAAGGCGCGGTGACGACCGGCTGGCAGACATTGAATAACCGGGTCTTTTATTTCCAGAAAAATAATACGGGCGGTCATGTTGGCAAACTAAAGACCGGCTGGCAGGAAATTGACGGCAGGAGGTATTATTTTCAGATGGGAGGCGGTCTTGGAGACCGCGGAAAGATGTATACTGGCTGGCGGACGCTCGGTGAAAATACATATTACTTTCAGATGGGCGGAAATACAGGGGCGAAAGGCCAGATGTACACCGGCTGGCGGACGATGAATAACAGAGTTTATTATTTCCAGAAGGGAAACAGTGATGGAAATATCGGAAAACTGTATACCGGCCGCAGGACGATGAACGGCAACATCTACTATTTCCAGATCGGCGGAGGAGCCGGAGACCGTGGAATGATGTACACCGGCTGGCGAACCCTGGGAGAAAACACCTACTATTTCCAAATGGGTGGAAAAGAAGGAGAAAAGGGCCGGATGTATACCGGCTGGCGAACCATGAACAACAGAGTCTATTACTTTCAGATGGGGAACAGCGACGGAAATATCGGTAAACTGAATACCGGATGGAGGCTGATGAACGGTAAAAGATACTATTTCCAGGTCGGCGGAGGAGCCGGAGACCGTGGAATGATGTATACCGGCTGGCGGACCCTGGGCGGAAATACCTATTATTTCCAGATGGGCGGAAATACCGGAGCAAAAGGTCAGATGTATACCGGCTGGCGCACAATGAACGGCAGAGTCTACTACTTCCAGAAGGGAAACGCCGACGGGAATATCGGTAAAATGTATACCGGCTGGCGTACAATAGACGGAAACAAGTACTTCTTCGAACGCACCGGGGCGTACGGAGTGAAGGGAATGAGATACTCCGGCGGCTACAAGACAATCGATGGCAAAAAATATTATTTTGACAGCGATGGCATCTACCGGGAGATTGCCGGCAAAGATTACGTCTACGCCACAGATCCGCTCAACAACAAGACATATAAAGTGGAACCTCAGCTCTATCTGGATCCGCAGATCGGCTACGGCGCCGATCAGGTGACGCCAATGGAATTTTTGGCGGCTGTGCTCTATACGGAGGCGGGGAATCAGGGACTGGAAGGTCAGATCATGGTTGCGCTCACCATCTATAACCGGATGCTGAGCAGTTCGTTCCCGTCGAGTATGAACTTTGTGGTGTATGCTAATCAGCAGTTTGAAGTGGCCAGAAACGGCAGCCTGACAAATCTTCTGGAAGGCATTCGCGATAATGACAGTGAGGCACTGGGAAAGATTAACAATTACACCAGCATGAAAGCTGCAAAACAGGCGACGACGATTTATAATAACTACAAGAACGGGGTAACCAAAAAACGAATCGTTCCGGGAGTTGACGGATTTGAGGATAAAGACTTTGACTGTCTGTTCTTTATGACTCATGCATCGTTTGAACAATTAAACCTGGACGAGAAGGCCTGCGGCGCCTTCAAATATAAGGGACATACATTCTTCAGAGAGTGGAAATACAACTAA